From the Chiroxiphia lanceolata isolate bChiLan1 chromosome Z, bChiLan1.pri, whole genome shotgun sequence genome, one window contains:
- the F2R gene encoding proteinase-activated receptor 1 isoform X1 yields MGPRTLLCALALLCCPRSPPAGAATFPNNSSMPRLRSFALFSSVGHHDDLIPIEGDTENYLEVGSGATNQTGLFPREQRMVSVQTYRYLTSPWLTGFVPSVYTFVLVLSLPLNITAILVFLKKMKIEKPAVIYMLNLALADILFVSVLPFKIAYHFSGNDWVFGPQMCRFVTAAFYCNMYCSIMLMTSISFDRFLAVVYPMQSLGWRTLTRASLICFIIWLVAISGVIPFLIREQTMEIPRLNITTCHDVLRESELHGYYLHFFSIFSSVFFIVPFIISTVCYVCIIRCLSSSTIVAKQNKKTRALLLCVAVFSVFVICFGPTNVLLLIHYIHFSYDNSLEYLYFAYLLSVCISSVSCCIDPFIYYYASSQYQRQFFSLFNCKKSFDPNSSNSSGQLMSTTSRRATLSTNVNNSVYRKLLAMH; encoded by the coding sequence cctttccaaATAACAGCAGCATGCCACGCCTCAGAAGTTTTGCACTCTTTTCTTCTGTCGGTCACCATGATGACCTTATACCTATTGAAGGTGATACTGAAAATTACTTGGAAGTTGGATCAGGAGCCACCAATCAGACTGGATTATTCCCACGTGAACAACGAATGGTATCAGTTCAAACATATAGATACCTCACTAGTCCATGGCTGACAGGTTTTGTACCTTCAGTTTACACCTTCGTGCTTGTGCTGAGTCTCCCTCTGAACATCACAGCAATACTcgtgtttctgaaaaaaatgaaaattgagaAGCCAGCTGTAATATACATGCTGAATTTGGCCCTGGCAGATATCCTGTTTGTAAGCGTGCTTCCTTTTAAGATTGCTTATCACTTTTCTGGAAATGACTGGGTTTTTGGACCTCAGATGTGCCGTTTTGTCACTGCTGCCTTCTATTGTAACATGTACTGCTCAATAATGCTTATGACCAGCATAAGCTTCGATCGCTTCTTAGCGGTGGTGTATCCCATGCAGTCTCTTGGTTGGCGCACGTTAACACGTGCCTCGCTGATTTGTTTCATCATATGGCTTGTAGCAATAAGCGGGGTTATACCTTTCCTCATCAGAGAGCAAACAATGGAAATACCCAGGTTAAATATAACTACTTGCCACGATGTGCTAAGAGAATCTGAACTTCATGGCTATTACCTCCActtcttctccatcttctcttctgtgtttttcataGTGCCATTTATAATTTCTACAGTCTGTTATGTGTGTATCATTCGATGTCTTAGTTCTTCTACCATTgttgcaaagcaaaataagaagaCACGGGCCTTGCTCTTGTGTGTTGcggttttttctgtttttgttatTTGCTTTGGACCAACAAATGTCCTCCTATTAATTCATTATATCCATTTTTCTTATGACAACAGCTTAGAGTATCTCTACTTTGCCTATCTACTCAGTGTTTGTATCAGCAGTGTTAGCTGTTGCATTGACCCCTTTATTTACTACTATGCTTCTTCTCAGTATCAGAGACAATTTTTCAGTCTCTTCAATTGTAAAAAGTCTTTTGATCCTAACAGTAGTAACAGCAGTGGCCAGTTGATGTCTACCACTAGTAGAAGGGCTACATTGTCTACTAATGTAAATAACAGTGTTTACAGGAAATTACTAGCAATGCATTGA
- the F2R gene encoding proteinase-activated receptor 1 isoform X2, producing the protein MPRLRSFALFSSVGHHDDLIPIEGDTENYLEVGSGATNQTGLFPREQRMVSVQTYRYLTSPWLTGFVPSVYTFVLVLSLPLNITAILVFLKKMKIEKPAVIYMLNLALADILFVSVLPFKIAYHFSGNDWVFGPQMCRFVTAAFYCNMYCSIMLMTSISFDRFLAVVYPMQSLGWRTLTRASLICFIIWLVAISGVIPFLIREQTMEIPRLNITTCHDVLRESELHGYYLHFFSIFSSVFFIVPFIISTVCYVCIIRCLSSSTIVAKQNKKTRALLLCVAVFSVFVICFGPTNVLLLIHYIHFSYDNSLEYLYFAYLLSVCISSVSCCIDPFIYYYASSQYQRQFFSLFNCKKSFDPNSSNSSGQLMSTTSRRATLSTNVNNSVYRKLLAMH; encoded by the coding sequence ATGCCACGCCTCAGAAGTTTTGCACTCTTTTCTTCTGTCGGTCACCATGATGACCTTATACCTATTGAAGGTGATACTGAAAATTACTTGGAAGTTGGATCAGGAGCCACCAATCAGACTGGATTATTCCCACGTGAACAACGAATGGTATCAGTTCAAACATATAGATACCTCACTAGTCCATGGCTGACAGGTTTTGTACCTTCAGTTTACACCTTCGTGCTTGTGCTGAGTCTCCCTCTGAACATCACAGCAATACTcgtgtttctgaaaaaaatgaaaattgagaAGCCAGCTGTAATATACATGCTGAATTTGGCCCTGGCAGATATCCTGTTTGTAAGCGTGCTTCCTTTTAAGATTGCTTATCACTTTTCTGGAAATGACTGGGTTTTTGGACCTCAGATGTGCCGTTTTGTCACTGCTGCCTTCTATTGTAACATGTACTGCTCAATAATGCTTATGACCAGCATAAGCTTCGATCGCTTCTTAGCGGTGGTGTATCCCATGCAGTCTCTTGGTTGGCGCACGTTAACACGTGCCTCGCTGATTTGTTTCATCATATGGCTTGTAGCAATAAGCGGGGTTATACCTTTCCTCATCAGAGAGCAAACAATGGAAATACCCAGGTTAAATATAACTACTTGCCACGATGTGCTAAGAGAATCTGAACTTCATGGCTATTACCTCCActtcttctccatcttctcttctgtgtttttcataGTGCCATTTATAATTTCTACAGTCTGTTATGTGTGTATCATTCGATGTCTTAGTTCTTCTACCATTgttgcaaagcaaaataagaagaCACGGGCCTTGCTCTTGTGTGTTGcggttttttctgtttttgttatTTGCTTTGGACCAACAAATGTCCTCCTATTAATTCATTATATCCATTTTTCTTATGACAACAGCTTAGAGTATCTCTACTTTGCCTATCTACTCAGTGTTTGTATCAGCAGTGTTAGCTGTTGCATTGACCCCTTTATTTACTACTATGCTTCTTCTCAGTATCAGAGACAATTTTTCAGTCTCTTCAATTGTAAAAAGTCTTTTGATCCTAACAGTAGTAACAGCAGTGGCCAGTTGATGTCTACCACTAGTAGAAGGGCTACATTGTCTACTAATGTAAATAACAGTGTTTACAGGAAATTACTAGCAATGCATTGA